A region of Takifugu flavidus isolate HTHZ2018 chromosome 2, ASM371156v2, whole genome shotgun sequence DNA encodes the following proteins:
- the LOC130518386 gene encoding ubiquitin carboxyl-terminal hydrolase Usp2-like isoform X2, translated as MKAKALSVRECIWESEECHLVDEIPEDLQTTSVCLPNIFRSKKVRPLTRLLTGPTYQVYYTARELLLKVLDKGAIQKLIRRAAGMRAVANRQSYNQGKEQSASLSEGEYTEALTWFSIVLQKGVTEGLNSSYDPDLTLTLDGWQGFLKRNSFQSSLVSLTRLEDGEKLEILSAFCGHIARCYQALYTPGQNLAVKKYRLFYQQGSCSLHLALLCDISSGFICNMLLYSPEHLQKQSRRTVVEQVVEHLLRPFCSQRLTVQLDSSAWMDGTLTDTFSGLGVDVHFVPTSCPAKEPGQQTPDDSPVQVSAHLQGWTGPALFPLSDQKGSGADVFLPGIWVTLHIVCINTFTLHTLQNQGSGKQVHLMEFTRTLASQLAMDSSTAVPALPRLNSISYRESSSANSSKQRTNITRAGVCGLDNSGNSCYLNAVLQCLCSTVPLVEYLLNQDTQAELAQSKCRLGGVFVQLLKKMWMGGYSSCAPVEARSVLGSILPQFNNYSQQDAQELLLFLLNVLHDDLKKVTRRQMRSSTLQQRRKQGDKRSIGAAAWETTAVSQLFEGQMSFMTLCMHCDHQAHSSQTFTVLSLPIPTDTSKCTIETILTGGEQMLCSVCGLRRETTVFTCLDNPPEILTLHLKRFGCKGKNQVKLRTNVLFNMKLNISPFLSSPEQNSSYSLYAVVNHTGNLNMGHYTALCQSTITGTWHHFDDSAVKEVQEDFVQSSSAYMLLYSRRLFQKPNIQGLSV; from the exons ATGAAGGCCAAGGCTCTGTCTGTACGGGAGTGCATCTGGGAATCAGAGGAGTGCCACCTGGTGGACGAGATACCCGAGGACCTCCAGACAACAAGCGTATGTTTGCCGAACATCTTCAGGTCCAAAAAAGTCAGGCCCCTCACCAGGCTTCTGACTGGACCCACTTACCAGGTCTACTACACTGCCAGGGAGCTCTTGCTCAAAGTGCTGGACAAAGGAGCCATCCAGAAGCTGATCCGGAGAGCTGCAGGCATGAGGGCAGTTGCCAACCGCCAATCATACAACCAGGGTAAAGAGCAGAGTGCAAGTCTGTCTGAGGGGGAGTATACCGAGGCATTGACCTGGTTCTCTATAGTCCTACAGAAAGGTGTGACCGAGGGCTTGAACAGCAGTTATGACCCTGATCTGACCCTGACACTGGATGGATGGCAGGGTTTCCTGAAGAGAAACAGCTTCCAGAGCAGCCTGGTGTCACTTACCAGactggaggatggagagaagctgGAAATCCTGTCTGCTTTCTGTGGCCACATAGCCAGATGCTACCAGGCTTTATACACACCTGGTCAGAACCTGGCTGTGAAGAAATACAGACTTTTCTACCAGCAGGGATCGTGTTCGCTTCATCTGGCCCttctctgtgacatcagctcTGGATTCATCTGTAATATGCTCCTGTACAGTCCAGAGCATCTCcagaagcagagcaggaggacagTGGTGGAGCAGGTGGTCGAACACCTTCTGAGACCTTTCTGCAGCCAAAGACTCACGGTTCAGCTGGACAGCTCAGCATGGATGGACGGCACGCTCACAGACACCTTCTCCGGCTTAGGGGTCGATGTCCACTTTGTTCCGACATCGTGTCCAGCGAAGGAACCTGGTCAACAAACCCCTGACGATTCACCGGTTCAGGTCAGTGCCCACCTGCAGGGGTGGACCGGACCCGCCCTGTTCCCTCTGTCAGACCAGAAAGGCTCAGGGGCAGATGTGTTTCTCCCGGGGATCTGGGTGACGCTCCACATCGTCTGCATCAACACATTTACACTCCACACGCTGCAGAACCAGGGTTCAGGAAAGCAGGTCCATCTGATGGAGTTCACCAGGACTCTGGCCTCCCAGCTGGCCATGGACAGCAGCACCGCCGTGCCCGCTCTACCACGCTTAAACAGCATTTCATACCGAGAGAGCAGTTCAGCCAATTCATCCAAGCAAAG AACTAACATCACCAGAGCAGGAGTGTGCGGTTTGGACAACTCGGGCAACTCCTGCTACTTGAACGCCGTGTTACAGTGTCTGTGCTCCACTGTGCCCCTGGTGGAGTACCTCCTTAATCAGGACACTCAAGCAGAACTGGCCCA GTCTAAGTGCCGGCTGGGAGgggtgtttgtgcagctgttgAAGAAGATGTGGATGGGGGGTTACTCCAGCTGTGCCCCTGTGGAGGCCAGGTCTGTGCTGGGCTCCATCCTTCCTCAGTTCAACAACTACAGCCAGCAAGACgcccaggagctgctgctgttcctcctcaaCGTGCTGCACGATGACCTAAAAAAGGTGACGAGGCGGCAGATGCGCTCGTCGACGCTTCAGCAGAGGCGGAAACAAGGCGATAAAAGAAGCATCGGCGCCGCAGCGTGGGAGACCACAGCCGTCTCTCAGCTGTTTGAGGGTCAAATGAGTTTCATGACCCTCTGCATGCACTGCGATCACCAGGCACACAGCTCGCAGACCTTCACAGTGCTGTCGCTACCGATTCCCACGGACACCAGTAAATGCACCATCGAG ACTATCCTTACTGGGGGGGAGCAGATGCTGTGCTCCGTGTGTGGGCTGAGGAGAGAAACCACAGTCTTCACGTGTCTGGATAACCCCCCCGAGATCCTCACGCTGCATCTGAAACG GTTTGGATGCAAAGGGAAGAACCAAGTGAAATTAAGGACCAATGTTCTTTTCAACATGAAGCTCAACATCAGCCCGTTTCTGTCCAGCCCAGAGCAGAACTCCTCGTACAGCCTCTACGCTGTGGTG AATCACACAGGTAACCTGAACATGGGCCACTACACAGCGCTGTGCCAGAGTACCATAACTGGGACCTGGCACCATTTCGATGACTCTGCGGTCAAAGAGGTGCAGGAGGACTTTGTGCAGTCCTCTAGCGCCTACATGCTGCTCTACAGCCGCAGGCTTTTTCAAAAGCCGAACATCCAGGGACTGAGTGTCTGA
- the LOC130518386 gene encoding ubiquitin carboxyl-terminal hydrolase Usp2-like isoform X1, which yields MKAKALSVRECIWESEECHLVDEIPEDLQTTSVCLPNIFRSKKVRPLTRLLTGPTYQVYYTARELLLKVLDKGAIQKLIRRAAGMRAVANRQSYNQGKEQSASLSEGEYTEALTWFSIVLQKGVTEGLNSSYDPDLTLTLDGWQGFLKRNSFQSSLVSLTRLEDGEKLEILSAFCGHIARCYQALYTPGQNLAVKKYRLFYQQGSCSLHLALLCDISSGFICNMLLYSPEHLQKQSRRTVVEQVVEHLLRPFCSQRLTVQLDSSAWMDGTLTDTFSGLGVDVHFVPTSCPAKEPGQQTPDDSPVQVSAHLQGWTGPALFPLSDQKGSGADVFLPGIWVTLHIVCINTFTLHTLQNQGSGKQVHLMEFTRTLASQLAMDSSTAVPALPRLNSISYRESSSANSSKQRTNITRAGVCGLDNSGNSCYLNAVLQCLCSTVPLVEYLLNQDTQAELAQSKCRLGGVFVQLLKKMWMGGYSSCAPVEARSVLGSILPQFNNYSQQDAQELLLFLLNVLHDDLKKVTRRQMRSSTLQQRRKQGDKRSIGAAAWETTAVSQLFEGQMSFMTLCMHCDHQAHSSQTFTVLSLPIPTDTSKCTIEDCLSLFFQQTILTGGEQMLCSVCGLRRETTVFTCLDNPPEILTLHLKRFGCKGKNQVKLRTNVLFNMKLNISPFLSSPEQNSSYSLYAVVNHTGNLNMGHYTALCQSTITGTWHHFDDSAVKEVQEDFVQSSSAYMLLYSRRLFQKPNIQGLSV from the exons ATGAAGGCCAAGGCTCTGTCTGTACGGGAGTGCATCTGGGAATCAGAGGAGTGCCACCTGGTGGACGAGATACCCGAGGACCTCCAGACAACAAGCGTATGTTTGCCGAACATCTTCAGGTCCAAAAAAGTCAGGCCCCTCACCAGGCTTCTGACTGGACCCACTTACCAGGTCTACTACACTGCCAGGGAGCTCTTGCTCAAAGTGCTGGACAAAGGAGCCATCCAGAAGCTGATCCGGAGAGCTGCAGGCATGAGGGCAGTTGCCAACCGCCAATCATACAACCAGGGTAAAGAGCAGAGTGCAAGTCTGTCTGAGGGGGAGTATACCGAGGCATTGACCTGGTTCTCTATAGTCCTACAGAAAGGTGTGACCGAGGGCTTGAACAGCAGTTATGACCCTGATCTGACCCTGACACTGGATGGATGGCAGGGTTTCCTGAAGAGAAACAGCTTCCAGAGCAGCCTGGTGTCACTTACCAGactggaggatggagagaagctgGAAATCCTGTCTGCTTTCTGTGGCCACATAGCCAGATGCTACCAGGCTTTATACACACCTGGTCAGAACCTGGCTGTGAAGAAATACAGACTTTTCTACCAGCAGGGATCGTGTTCGCTTCATCTGGCCCttctctgtgacatcagctcTGGATTCATCTGTAATATGCTCCTGTACAGTCCAGAGCATCTCcagaagcagagcaggaggacagTGGTGGAGCAGGTGGTCGAACACCTTCTGAGACCTTTCTGCAGCCAAAGACTCACGGTTCAGCTGGACAGCTCAGCATGGATGGACGGCACGCTCACAGACACCTTCTCCGGCTTAGGGGTCGATGTCCACTTTGTTCCGACATCGTGTCCAGCGAAGGAACCTGGTCAACAAACCCCTGACGATTCACCGGTTCAGGTCAGTGCCCACCTGCAGGGGTGGACCGGACCCGCCCTGTTCCCTCTGTCAGACCAGAAAGGCTCAGGGGCAGATGTGTTTCTCCCGGGGATCTGGGTGACGCTCCACATCGTCTGCATCAACACATTTACACTCCACACGCTGCAGAACCAGGGTTCAGGAAAGCAGGTCCATCTGATGGAGTTCACCAGGACTCTGGCCTCCCAGCTGGCCATGGACAGCAGCACCGCCGTGCCCGCTCTACCACGCTTAAACAGCATTTCATACCGAGAGAGCAGTTCAGCCAATTCATCCAAGCAAAG AACTAACATCACCAGAGCAGGAGTGTGCGGTTTGGACAACTCGGGCAACTCCTGCTACTTGAACGCCGTGTTACAGTGTCTGTGCTCCACTGTGCCCCTGGTGGAGTACCTCCTTAATCAGGACACTCAAGCAGAACTGGCCCA GTCTAAGTGCCGGCTGGGAGgggtgtttgtgcagctgttgAAGAAGATGTGGATGGGGGGTTACTCCAGCTGTGCCCCTGTGGAGGCCAGGTCTGTGCTGGGCTCCATCCTTCCTCAGTTCAACAACTACAGCCAGCAAGACgcccaggagctgctgctgttcctcctcaaCGTGCTGCACGATGACCTAAAAAAGGTGACGAGGCGGCAGATGCGCTCGTCGACGCTTCAGCAGAGGCGGAAACAAGGCGATAAAAGAAGCATCGGCGCCGCAGCGTGGGAGACCACAGCCGTCTCTCAGCTGTTTGAGGGTCAAATGAGTTTCATGACCCTCTGCATGCACTGCGATCACCAGGCACACAGCTCGCAGACCTTCACAGTGCTGTCGCTACCGATTCCCACGGACACCAGTAAATGCACCATCGAG GACTGTCTGTCACTGTTCTTCCAACAGACTATCCTTACTGGGGGGGAGCAGATGCTGTGCTCCGTGTGTGGGCTGAGGAGAGAAACCACAGTCTTCACGTGTCTGGATAACCCCCCCGAGATCCTCACGCTGCATCTGAAACG GTTTGGATGCAAAGGGAAGAACCAAGTGAAATTAAGGACCAATGTTCTTTTCAACATGAAGCTCAACATCAGCCCGTTTCTGTCCAGCCCAGAGCAGAACTCCTCGTACAGCCTCTACGCTGTGGTG AATCACACAGGTAACCTGAACATGGGCCACTACACAGCGCTGTGCCAGAGTACCATAACTGGGACCTGGCACCATTTCGATGACTCTGCGGTCAAAGAGGTGCAGGAGGACTTTGTGCAGTCCTCTAGCGCCTACATGCTGCTCTACAGCCGCAGGCTTTTTCAAAAGCCGAACATCCAGGGACTGAGTGTCTGA